A portion of the Candidatus Binataceae bacterium genome contains these proteins:
- a CDS encoding rhomboid family intramembrane serine protease, whose product MSIESLAHLVGMLKRARPGKTTRNGIANIRGPPRSARADIAMIPLRDNVARHRLSPINTLLIAVNAVVFIHEVALGSRVGAFVARYAMVPALVSGAHLRTSVWIGRRPWPPLTLVTALFVHGSISHLVGNMLYLFIFGPAVEERSGAMRYLWFYLASGLASGAATVAMAPASRVPVIGASGAIAGVLGAYFVLYPRGRILALFPPFFLFELPAVVYLIFWFAVQLYWGIVSGAAGILVGGVAWWAHVGGFLFGVAAGPLVVREPPRRRIGRGQ is encoded by the coding sequence TTGTCGATCGAATCTCTCGCACACCTTGTCGGGATGCTCAAGCGCGCACGCCCCGGCAAGACGACGCGCAATGGAATCGCTAATATACGAGGGCCGCCGCGCAGCGCGCGCGCCGACATCGCGATGATCCCGCTGCGCGACAACGTCGCCCGCCACCGCCTCAGCCCCATCAACACGCTGCTCATCGCGGTCAACGCCGTCGTCTTCATTCACGAGGTCGCGTTAGGCAGCCGGGTCGGCGCGTTCGTCGCACGCTACGCGATGGTGCCAGCGCTGGTCAGCGGAGCCCATCTGCGCACGAGCGTTTGGATCGGACGCCGGCCCTGGCCGCCGCTGACTCTGGTGACGGCGCTCTTTGTCCACGGCAGCATCAGTCACCTCGTCGGCAACATGCTTTATCTCTTCATCTTCGGCCCCGCGGTCGAGGAGCGTAGCGGCGCGATGCGCTACCTGTGGTTCTACCTGGCCAGCGGGCTCGCGTCGGGAGCGGCGACGGTCGCGATGGCGCCCGCGTCGCGGGTGCCGGTAATCGGCGCCAGCGGCGCGATCGCGGGGGTACTTGGCGCCTACTTCGTGCTCTACCCGCGCGGGCGCATCCTGGCGCTCTTCCCGCCGTTTTTCCTCTTTGAACTCCCGGCGGTGGTTTACCTGATCTTCTGGTTCGCAGTGCAGCTCTACTGGGGAATCGTAAGCGGCGCGGCGGGTATCCTGGTGGGCGGCGTGGCTTGGTGGGCGCACGTTGGCGGTTTCCTGTTCGGCGTCGCCGCCGGGCCGCTGGTAGTGCGCGAGCCGCCGCGCCGGCGAATCGGACGAGGTCAGTAG
- a CDS encoding nitroreductase family protein, which yields MAEMDLFEAMYTARAIRRFKPDPVPDDVMTRVLDAAIRAPSGSNAQGWIFVVVKDAEKRRRLGAIYNKASKILTALYAQRPRAAHFTEEQYQRFMSSVTYLFEHMGDAPVLLLACLKAAPGPAPSGLSPEVQSAMARAARTQGASIYPAVQNLILACRAFGLGTVLTTIHTFFEDEVKAVVGLPPEVSTYALMPIGYPRGKFGPVRRLPVNQVACLDSYDTPWPGVAVTVVKTS from the coding sequence ATGGCAGAGATGGACTTGTTCGAGGCGATGTACACGGCGCGGGCGATCCGGCGTTTCAAGCCCGATCCGGTGCCTGACGACGTGATGACCCGTGTGCTCGACGCGGCAATCCGCGCGCCCTCGGGCAGCAACGCGCAAGGCTGGATCTTCGTGGTGGTCAAGGACGCTGAGAAGCGCCGCCGGCTCGGCGCGATCTACAACAAGGCGTCGAAGATCCTGACCGCGCTCTACGCGCAGCGCCCTCGCGCCGCGCACTTCACCGAAGAGCAATACCAGCGCTTCATGAGCTCGGTGACCTACCTGTTCGAACACATGGGCGACGCCCCGGTGCTGCTGCTCGCCTGCCTCAAAGCGGCGCCCGGCCCCGCGCCCAGCGGGCTCAGCCCCGAGGTGCAAAGCGCGATGGCCAGGGCGGCGCGCACGCAGGGCGCAAGCATCTACCCCGCCGTGCAGAACCTCATCCTGGCCTGCCGCGCATTCGGCCTCGGCACCGTGCTGACGACGATCCACACCTTCTTCGAAGACGAAGTCAAAGCTGTGGTGGGACTGCCGCCGGAGGTCTCCACGTACGCGCTGATGCCGATCGGCTATCCGCGTGGCAAGTTCGGTCCGGTGCGCCGTCTGCCGGTCAACCAGGTCGCCTGCCTCGATAGCTACGACACTCCGTGGCCGGGCGTTGCGGTTACGGTGGTCAAGACGAGCTAG
- the dnaB gene encoding replicative DNA helicase: MAAASTDDILRRVPPQNLEAEQSVLGAVLLDNESINQALEILSADDFYRESHREIFRVMVELTDRSQPVDAITMTDALRTRGRLEAIGGPAYIAELAACVPTAANIAHYARIVREKAVLRALASTATEIASAAYDAPARVDEFLDEAEHRIFEISERRIRASFHTMHELTRESLKIIERLYEQREMVTGVPTGFTDLDRITAGLQPSDLIVIAARPSMGKTALALNIAAYAATEAQPRRGVAFFSLEMSKEQLVLRLLCSEARVDSSKARAGYLDQRDFPKLAQAAGRLAEAPIFIDDSSDTTPIVLKAKCRRLARDSSANLGLIIVDYLQLMRSARPGESREKEIAEISRSLKALAKELNVPVIALSQLNRQVETRPDRRPLLADLRESGAIEQDADVIAFIYRDEMYHRDSKEPGVAEVIVAKQRNGPTDTAKLTYISQFTRFENYAPEDSVYGAEEN, encoded by the coding sequence GTGGCGGCGGCATCGACGGACGACATTCTCAGACGCGTTCCCCCGCAAAATCTCGAAGCCGAGCAGTCGGTGCTCGGCGCCGTCCTGCTCGATAACGAGTCGATCAACCAGGCGCTCGAGATCCTGAGCGCCGACGACTTCTACCGCGAATCGCATCGCGAGATCTTTCGCGTGATGGTCGAGCTTACCGACCGCAGCCAGCCGGTCGACGCCATCACCATGACCGACGCGCTGCGCACGCGCGGCCGGCTCGAAGCCATCGGCGGTCCGGCCTATATCGCCGAGCTCGCCGCCTGCGTCCCGACCGCCGCCAATATCGCGCACTACGCGCGCATCGTGCGCGAGAAGGCGGTGCTGCGCGCGCTCGCCTCAACCGCGACCGAGATCGCCTCGGCCGCCTACGACGCGCCCGCCCGCGTCGACGAATTCCTCGACGAGGCCGAACACCGCATCTTCGAGATCTCCGAGCGCCGCATCCGCGCCTCGTTCCACACGATGCACGAGCTGACCCGCGAGTCGCTCAAGATCATCGAGCGGCTCTACGAGCAGCGCGAGATGGTGACCGGCGTGCCAACCGGCTTCACCGACCTCGACCGTATCACCGCCGGCCTCCAGCCTTCCGACCTCATCGTGATTGCCGCGCGGCCGTCGATGGGCAAGACGGCGCTCGCGCTCAATATCGCGGCCTACGCCGCCACTGAAGCGCAGCCGCGCCGCGGGGTGGCCTTCTTCTCGCTCGAAATGTCCAAGGAGCAGCTCGTGCTGCGGCTGCTGTGCTCCGAGGCGCGGGTGGACAGCTCCAAGGCGCGCGCCGGCTATCTCGACCAGCGCGACTTTCCCAAGCTCGCCCAGGCCGCGGGACGGCTCGCCGAAGCGCCGATCTTCATCGACGACAGCTCCGACACCACTCCGATCGTGCTCAAAGCCAAGTGCCGGCGCCTGGCGCGCGACTCAAGTGCCAACCTCGGCCTTATCATCGTCGATTACCTGCAACTGATGCGCTCGGCGCGACCGGGCGAGTCGCGCGAGAAGGAGATCGCCGAGATCTCGCGCTCGCTCAAGGCGCTGGCCAAGGAACTCAACGTTCCGGTGATCGCGCTCTCGCAGCTCAACCGCCAGGTCGAAACACGCCCCGACCGCCGTCCACTGCTCGCCGACCTTCGCGAGTCAGGGGCGATCGAGCAGGACGCCGACGTAATCGCCTTCATCTACCGCGACGAGATGTACCATCGCGATTCCAAGGAGCCCGGGGTCGCCGAGGTGATCGTCGCCAAGCAGCGCAATGGCCCCACCGACACCGCCAAGCTGACCTACATCAGCCAGTTCACCCGCTTCGAGAACTACGCCCCCGAAGACAGCGTGTACGGCGCCGAGGAGAACTGA
- a CDS encoding dienelactone hydrolase family protein, with translation MEIVKQEVSVHSGSERMPCFLARPATGGPYPGVVVVMEAFGLNANIRRITERLAAEGFIAIAPNLYFRQPDNVVGYDNLPGALRLMGTLRDEQVVADMTAAIDYLKGLKEAKPSFGTVGFCMGGRVAFLTACRNSEVKAAVPFYGGGMGRPGPGGDKSPLDYVAGLRAPVLAFFGGKDAFIPLAEVDKFRDALKAAGKPADVVLYNDADHGFMCDERPSYHPAHSKEAWSRMVAFFKQHL, from the coding sequence ATGGAAATCGTCAAGCAGGAAGTCAGCGTACACAGCGGGAGCGAGCGGATGCCGTGCTTCCTGGCGCGGCCGGCCACGGGCGGCCCCTACCCGGGCGTGGTGGTGGTGATGGAGGCGTTCGGCCTCAACGCCAATATCCGCAGGATTACCGAGCGCCTCGCCGCCGAGGGCTTCATCGCGATCGCGCCCAATCTCTATTTTCGCCAGCCCGACAACGTGGTCGGCTACGACAACCTGCCCGGCGCGCTGCGCCTGATGGGAACGCTGCGCGACGAGCAGGTGGTCGCGGACATGACGGCGGCGATCGACTACCTCAAGGGGCTGAAGGAAGCAAAACCCAGCTTCGGCACGGTCGGCTTCTGCATGGGCGGCCGCGTCGCATTTCTTACCGCCTGCCGCAATTCGGAGGTCAAGGCCGCGGTGCCTTTTTACGGCGGCGGGATGGGGCGGCCGGGTCCCGGCGGCGACAAGTCACCGCTCGACTACGTCGCGGGGCTGCGAGCGCCGGTGCTGGCGTTCTTCGGCGGCAAGGATGCTTTCATCCCGCTTGCCGAAGTGGACAAGTTCCGCGACGCGCTCAAGGCGGCCGGCAAGCCGGCCGACGTCGTCCTATACAACGACGCCGACCACGGCTTCATGTGCGACGAGCGCCCTTCATACCATCCGGCGCACTCCAAGGAGGCGTGGTCGCGGATGGTCGCGTTCTTCAAACAGCACCTGTAG
- a CDS encoding response regulator transcription factor, which translates to MSAGRIRVLIADDHRLFREALRAVLAREFEVVGESASGEEALELAARLRPEVVLMDLRMAGIGGLNAAHRLAKLKPAPKVVVLSGYDDEQYVIEAMVEAGAAGYVLKDDSATDLLSAIRAVATGGRYLSSAVAPALIARLRNPEHAADTGLRLTRREREVLKLIGEGLTAKEIAARLRIAPKTARVHRDNLKRKLNAKSTAAIVRYAIERKLIRVD; encoded by the coding sequence CCGCGAGGCTTTGCGCGCGGTCCTCGCGCGCGAATTCGAGGTAGTTGGCGAGTCGGCCAGCGGCGAGGAGGCGCTCGAGCTCGCGGCGCGTCTTCGGCCCGAAGTTGTGTTGATGGACCTGCGGATGGCGGGAATTGGCGGACTCAACGCGGCGCATCGCCTGGCGAAGCTCAAACCCGCCCCCAAGGTCGTCGTTCTCAGCGGCTACGACGACGAACAGTACGTAATCGAGGCCATGGTCGAGGCGGGCGCGGCGGGATATGTGCTTAAGGATGACTCTGCGACCGACCTGTTGAGCGCGATACGGGCGGTGGCGACCGGCGGGCGATACCTGAGCAGCGCGGTCGCGCCGGCGCTGATTGCGCGGCTGCGCAATCCCGAGCATGCGGCGGACACCGGCCTCAGGCTCACGCGGCGCGAGCGCGAGGTGCTCAAGCTTATCGGCGAGGGCCTGACCGCCAAGGAGATCGCCGCCCGCCTGCGCATCGCGCCCAAGACCGCTCGGGTCCATCGCGACAATCTCAAGCGCAAGCTCAACGCGAAATCGACCGCCGCGATCGTGCGGTACGCGATCGAGCGTAAGCTGATACGCGTCGATTGA